In Paraburkholderia acidisoli, one DNA window encodes the following:
- a CDS encoding acyltransferase family protein, which produces MNKLNALTTLRFFAAAAIVIEHMRAVLSSVTLFDGLPYDYGVSFFFVLSGFILTCVYKKGFEEPGSIRRYYALRVGRIWPLHVTTFVLAAFLLPPWLKFVGPEGPDVPLIALTNVFLVNSWIPVARYFFSYNGVSWSISTEMFFYLMFPLLVRDWHHTWKWKAPLVWCLVALLLSISTAAGFPDFDPRTPLAISSVGIAYIGPFARISEFVMGMVAAGFYLRNVDRGGHNVWVWTAIEIASICSIGFLWHHASSLPMLIAGHRLDTNAWVVFFGHSCAAPGFALLITAMAFGRGLCSKILSVRPMVLLGEASFALYLIHQILIGLIRVHRDDWLRDYSDAQLYVAYWVVALACAFALWRFIEMPARDMVKKISIRQWTAAKA; this is translated from the coding sequence TTGAATAAATTAAATGCGCTCACAACATTACGGTTTTTCGCAGCAGCAGCGATAGTCATTGAGCATATGAGGGCCGTTTTAAGCAGCGTCACGCTGTTCGACGGTCTTCCTTACGACTACGGCGTGAGCTTCTTTTTCGTGCTGTCGGGCTTTATCCTGACTTGCGTGTACAAAAAAGGTTTCGAAGAACCGGGAAGCATCCGCCGCTACTACGCTTTGCGTGTGGGCCGCATCTGGCCGTTGCACGTCACAACGTTTGTTCTCGCCGCTTTCCTGTTGCCGCCATGGTTGAAGTTCGTCGGACCTGAGGGGCCGGATGTTCCACTGATTGCACTCACTAACGTGTTCCTGGTGAATTCGTGGATACCGGTCGCGCGCTACTTCTTCTCTTACAACGGCGTTTCATGGAGTATTTCGACGGAGATGTTCTTTTATCTGATGTTTCCTCTCCTTGTGCGCGACTGGCATCACACGTGGAAGTGGAAAGCGCCGCTGGTTTGGTGTCTGGTGGCGCTTCTCCTGTCGATATCGACGGCAGCCGGTTTCCCCGATTTCGATCCGCGCACGCCGCTCGCGATCTCTTCTGTCGGCATCGCCTACATCGGGCCGTTCGCGCGGATCAGTGAGTTCGTGATGGGTATGGTTGCCGCAGGCTTCTACCTGCGAAACGTCGACCGCGGTGGGCACAATGTTTGGGTCTGGACCGCAATCGAAATAGCGTCAATCTGTTCGATCGGGTTCCTTTGGCACCACGCCTCATCTCTGCCTATGTTGATTGCCGGGCATCGACTAGATACCAACGCATGGGTCGTGTTTTTTGGGCACTCGTGCGCGGCGCCTGGATTCGCGCTGCTGATCACGGCTATGGCATTTGGCCGCGGGCTCTGTTCAAAGATTCTCAGCGTGCGGCCGATGGTGCTGCTCGGTGAAGCGAGCTTCGCCCTGTATCTGATCCACCAGATTTTGATCGGCCTCATCCGGGTTCATCGCGACGACTGGCTGCGCGACTATTCCGACGCGCAGCTTTATGTCGCGTATTGGGTTGTCGCACTCGCATGCGCGTTCGCTCTGTGGCGATTTATCGAAATGCCCGCGCGCGATATGGTGAAAAAAATATCCATCCGGCAGTGGACCGCTGCTAAAGCCTGA
- a CDS encoding right-handed parallel beta-helix repeat-containing protein: MMKSQLNKIAAFGAAFFLALPLIASAQSYPSPTFNSVVLQNPLSPSNGGTGATTSTGTGSAVLSNSPALTNPAITGGSISGLTTAVPVASGGTGANSAATALSNLGGAALSGASFAGPTGLSYTNPIFALNDSSGGAATTISYAVGGTKYFGTTVGTTGYYIQRYASGSFVDYPFSILASTGQASFTVRPTFNGATPWDSANLASPASLTGGTYTGALGLSYSAAHLTVNDTSGGFAGINLQHSGTTNWEMLIDGNSSTNGNLYFGRYNSGSVVDYPFKINNASGLTTISDGLAVAGSFSAPGLVTNADLASTPANSYKCNASTSASTPSDCYSNASNPFDFGAVANSSAAAATNTTAFQNAMAANPVFHCPDGQTFYIGGITVPTTTTRIYGACTLIASGTVTSGAGLLEADSNTGGLVIDGPRIQVATGTYTNNSGIRLSGSSNFNVRNTTITAANGVLVNAGTNFTLENNYVLNDTALGIAVVGASSFGHISNNYVNAGYSSGSSHCIAVEQGSNYTITGNHVEECVGFGINVSSPSSAGTTSFFTVANNVAYGTQIECINVENGAVGAVTGNACYFNSHSTDFGMSFYGAPGTSPQEITSDIAVTGNSIFNPCKSGIALADVVTRLNVTGNYIYAPNQCAGTTGDYTSGILLYGGSNGPNSVGNNFVVDPYGHMAWQIGEGTYNDGSGNPSGNFLEGMAGTVGTSGQISAVSSATQVINTSNSWVTYTPTLTCASGSPGTQSGSGRYKRIGKTITLQISATLSTVGTCSGSILVSLPLTSGPGGL; this comes from the coding sequence ATGATGAAAAGCCAACTGAATAAGATTGCCGCCTTCGGGGCGGCTTTTTTTTTGGCCCTGCCGCTGATTGCATCGGCGCAGTCCTATCCGTCGCCGACGTTCAATAGCGTAGTTCTCCAGAATCCCCTTTCGCCTTCGAATGGCGGTACGGGTGCAACGACTTCGACCGGCACCGGCTCGGCTGTTCTTTCGAACTCGCCAGCGCTGACGAACCCGGCCATCACAGGCGGCTCAATCAGCGGCTTGACGACCGCTGTACCTGTCGCCAGCGGCGGTACGGGTGCCAATAGTGCAGCCACTGCGTTGTCGAATCTGGGCGGTGCTGCGCTTTCGGGGGCATCTTTCGCAGGCCCTACCGGACTGAGTTATACGAATCCGATCTTTGCGCTGAATGACAGCAGCGGCGGCGCAGCGACCACGATTTCATATGCCGTGGGCGGCACCAAGTATTTCGGAACGACAGTCGGAACGACCGGCTATTACATCCAGAGATATGCTTCCGGATCATTTGTTGATTACCCTTTCAGTATTCTGGCATCAACAGGTCAAGCGTCTTTTACTGTTCGCCCCACCTTCAACGGCGCAACGCCTTGGGACAGCGCGAACCTCGCAAGCCCGGCATCGCTAACGGGGGGGACGTACACCGGCGCGCTTGGGCTCAGCTATTCCGCTGCACACCTGACGGTCAACGATACCAGCGGCGGCTTTGCTGGCATCAATTTGCAGCACAGCGGCACGACGAATTGGGAAATGCTCATTGACGGCAATTCGTCCACCAATGGCAACCTCTATTTCGGTCGATACAACTCTGGCTCGGTCGTCGATTACCCATTCAAGATCAACAACGCCTCGGGGCTGACGACGATCAGCGATGGTCTCGCAGTCGCCGGTTCCTTCTCGGCACCGGGCCTTGTCACAAATGCCGATCTTGCTTCGACGCCGGCCAACAGCTATAAGTGCAACGCCTCCACGTCTGCCAGCACGCCGTCCGACTGCTATTCGAACGCGAGCAATCCGTTCGATTTCGGCGCCGTTGCGAACAGTAGCGCTGCTGCCGCGACGAACACGACCGCGTTTCAGAACGCGATGGCGGCAAATCCGGTGTTTCACTGCCCGGATGGTCAGACGTTCTATATCGGCGGGATCACGGTTCCGACGACCACCACGCGTATCTATGGCGCGTGCACGTTGATCGCGAGCGGTACCGTGACGTCCGGCGCGGGGCTGCTTGAAGCTGATAGCAACACTGGCGGCTTGGTCATTGACGGCCCACGCATTCAGGTTGCGACCGGGACGTACACGAACAACTCCGGTATTCGCCTGAGCGGTTCGTCGAACTTCAATGTTCGCAACACTACGATCACCGCGGCAAACGGCGTTCTCGTCAATGCCGGAACCAACTTCACGCTGGAGAACAATTACGTCCTGAACGACACCGCACTCGGGATCGCGGTTGTTGGTGCGTCAAGCTTTGGCCACATCTCGAACAACTATGTCAATGCGGGCTATAGCTCTGGCTCAAGTCATTGCATCGCGGTCGAGCAAGGTTCGAACTACACGATCACTGGGAACCACGTTGAAGAGTGTGTTGGGTTCGGCATCAATGTGTCGAGCCCTTCCTCGGCTGGCACAACCTCGTTCTTCACGGTCGCGAACAATGTTGCATACGGCACGCAAATCGAGTGCATCAACGTCGAGAACGGTGCCGTTGGCGCAGTAACGGGCAACGCGTGCTATTTCAACAGCCATTCGACTGATTTCGGCATGTCGTTTTATGGCGCGCCGGGAACGTCTCCGCAAGAGATTACGAGCGACATCGCGGTAACTGGTAATTCGATCTTCAACCCTTGCAAGTCGGGGATAGCACTCGCAGACGTTGTTACCCGCCTCAACGTTACCGGGAATTACATTTACGCGCCGAATCAATGTGCGGGTACAACTGGTGATTACACGTCGGGCATTCTTCTGTATGGGGGCAGCAACGGTCCCAACAGCGTTGGCAATAACTTTGTCGTTGACCCGTACGGGCACATGGCATGGCAAATCGGCGAAGGAACGTACAACGATGGAAGCGGCAACCCCAGCGGGAACTTCCTTGAGGGCATGGCCGGCACCGTTGGCACTTCCGGTCAAATCTCGGCCGTTAGTTCGGCGACGCAGGTGATAAACACTTCCAACTCGTGGGTCACCTATACGCCGACTCTGACGTGCGCATCGGGATCGCCTGGGACGCAAAGCGGGTCGGGACGGTATAAGCGAATCGGCAAGACGATCACTCTCCAGATCAGCGCCACGCTGTCAACGGTTGGAACATGCTCCGGGTCTATCCTGGTATCGCTTCCGCTCACGTCTGGTCCGGGGGGCCTATAA
- a CDS encoding lysozyme family protein, with amino-acid sequence MILTLFEAELRRDEAVRYVRYIDSEGNPTCGVGHNLNSSPLPGRLEIPAE; translated from the coding sequence ATGATCCTGACGCTCTTCGAAGCCGAACTCAGGCGAGACGAAGCGGTTCGGTATGTCCGATACATCGACAGCGAGGGGAATCCGACCTGTGGTGTTGGCCATAACCTGAATTCGTCGCCGCTGCCGGGCCGGCTGGAAATTCCCGCTGAATGA
- a CDS encoding patatin-like phospholipase family protein: MKPIRVALSGSGFRLPAHLGALQAIADAGYEVVELSGTSGGSIVASLYASGMSLDVLRELCMSLDWSPMMSFSPWALVASQSLCSGNTLLQYLQKLTDGKKFSDLSIELKVIASDLLTEKEFVFSRAATPDAELATAARASASIPLVFAPVAFANSLLVDGGCCNNMYQRPDHR, from the coding sequence ATGAAGCCCATCCGCGTCGCTCTTAGTGGGTCCGGGTTTCGCCTCCCGGCCCACCTCGGCGCACTTCAGGCGATCGCGGACGCAGGGTATGAGGTGGTCGAGCTGTCCGGCACGTCCGGCGGTTCGATCGTCGCCAGCCTGTACGCGAGCGGCATGTCGCTCGACGTTCTGCGCGAGCTATGCATGTCGCTTGATTGGTCGCCCATGATGAGCTTCTCGCCATGGGCACTCGTCGCGAGCCAGAGCCTCTGCTCGGGCAATACCCTGCTCCAGTACCTGCAGAAGCTCACGGACGGGAAGAAATTCTCGGATCTGTCGATCGAACTCAAGGTGATCGCATCGGATCTGCTGACCGAAAAGGAGTTCGTCTTCAGCCGGGCGGCGACGCCGGACGCTGAACTGGCGACCGCCGCGCGCGCGTCCGCGTCGATACCGCTTGTCTTTGCGCCAGTCGCGTTCGCAAACTCGCTGCTCGTCGACGGCGGTTGCTGCAACAACATGTACCAGCGTCCTGACCATCGATGA
- a CDS encoding lysozyme family protein: MDEVRQRVIANMCFNMGIDKLLGFAHMLAALKLHNFAVAAAEMKNSKWFGQVGDRAVRLCSAMSTGVMPVAAGVA; encoded by the coding sequence TTGGACGAGGTGCGTCAGCGCGTCATCGCCAACATGTGCTTCAACATGGGCATCGACAAACTGCTCGGATTCGCTCACATGCTCGCCGCGCTCAAGCTTCACAACTTCGCGGTTGCCGCAGCCGAGATGAAGAACTCGAAATGGTTCGGGCAGGTTGGTGATCGCGCCGTTCGCCTGTGCTCGGCAATGAGCACCGGAGTAATGCCGGTCGCCGCAGGCGTCGCCTAA